GCAGCAGGCCGGGCTTGCTCAGCTGGCAGATGGACAAAAGCAGCTTAATGATAATTTTCCACAATTAACAAACGGATTGGATGCTGTCAATGACGGGCAGAAGGAGCTTCTTGATGGGTTCGGTACTATGAATGGTCAAATTTCTCAGTTGACGGATGGTCTTTCTTCAAGCACGGAAGGGTTGGATCAAATTCATAAAGGCTTAGGATCAGCGGAGAACTATTTAACTGAATTGGCATCATCGGGAAATGCGGCCGGCTTTTATCTCCCTGAAGAAGCATTGACTTCAGATGAGTTCAAAGAATCATTGGAAACGTATTTGCGGGATGATAATAAAGTTATGACGTTTGATGTTATTTTTGAAAAAAATCCGTATTCCAATGAAGCAATCGATGAAATTAGTGACATCAAATCAGCAGTACATCGGGCAACAAAAGATACTAAGCTGGAAAATGCAACTGTTGCTGTCGGAGGAATCACAAGCACCTCTGCAGATTTAGGAGAAATGTCAAATAGCGACTACTCCAATACGGTTATTCTCATGCTTGTTGGGATAGGTATCATTCTCGTACTCATGCTGCGCTCCATCATAATGCCGCTTTACTTAATTCTTTCTTTAGTGATTACCTACTATACAGCAATGGCGTTTACGGAGATCATCTATGTCGATCTATTAGGCTACGGCGGGATCAGCTGGGCAGTCCCATTTTTTGCTTTTGTAATATTAATCGCCTTAGGGGTGGACTACAGCATTTTCTTAATGGATCGTTTTACAGAATATCACGAGCTTCCAATAGCGGAGGCCATGCACCTGGCTATGAAAAAAATGGGAACAGTAATTATTTCAGCAGCGATTATCCTTGGCGGAACCTTTGCAGCCATGATGCCATCCGGCGTTTTGTCCCTTCTGCAAATCTCAACAGTCACCTTAATTGGCCTGTTCCTGTACGCGCTATTTATCTTGCCGCTATTTATTCCGGTTATGGCAAAGATGTTCGGAAAAGCGAATTGGTATCCGTTTGTCAAAAAATAATTGATGTGAAAAGCTGGTTTCTTACAGGTTGAGAAATCAGCTTTTTTGTTATAACTTCAAAATAGAGAAACAGAAAGTTGTCATTGGAGGGGTTCGATGAAAAACGTTCATTTGGAAGAAATAATAATGAATGATCGGGAGAAATATTTGGATTACTTGCTTCTTGCCGATGAAGATGAGCAAATCGTAAAACAATACATAAATGAAGGCGATATGTACTCTATTTCCATGGATGGACAGCTTGTCGGCATTATTCTATTTGTTTATCATCAACAACGAGTGGTAGAGTTGAAAAATTTAGCGTTAGTCCCAGAGTGGAGAGGGCGCGGCATTGGAAAAGCCGTTCTGCAAAAGACCTTTGACATTTATAAAGGAATGGAGAAAATAATTGTTGGTACAGCTAATTCCAGCATAGAAAACATCGCATTCTATCAAAAAGCGGGCTTTCGAATGACCGAGATTCGCAGAGGTTTTTTTGAAAAATATGCAAAGCCTATTTTTGAGAATGGGATTCAGGCACTTGATATGGTCATGTTTGAAAGAAATCTATAAAAGCACTGCAGATTTTGACAAACTACTGATTGTATATTTTAATAAATGTAAGCACTTAACTTAAACGTTTAAGGGGAGGGAAAATTGTGTTTTTAGGGATCGATATCGGCTCAGGGGGTACAAAAGCAATATTACTAGATAAAGAGGGGAAGCCTGTTCAATCTGCGGAAATTTCTTATTCCTTCGATGTCCCGCAGGAAGGATGGACCGAGCATGATCCTGAAAAATGGTGGAAAGCAAGTGTAAGCGCTTTGAGAGAATTGTTTGAAACGAATGATCCATCCAAA
This window of the Bacillus gobiensis genome carries:
- a CDS encoding GNAT family N-acetyltransferase, which codes for MKNVHLEEIIMNDREKYLDYLLLADEDEQIVKQYINEGDMYSISMDGQLVGIILFVYHQQRVVELKNLALVPEWRGRGIGKAVLQKTFDIYKGMEKIIVGTANSSIENIAFYQKAGFRMTEIRRGFFEKYAKPIFENGIQALDMVMFERNL